The following coding sequences are from one Ooceraea biroi isolate clonal line C1 chromosome 5, Obir_v5.4, whole genome shotgun sequence window:
- the LOC105281092 gene encoding microtubule-associated protein futsch isoform X4, producing MVVGEASIHNIMGGMESTGGVRLHNHKRKLKQRFDIIKKLGQGTYGKVQLGINKETGQEVAIKTIKKCKIETEADLIRIRREIQIMSSVQHPNIIHIYEVFENREKMVLVMEYAAGGELYDYLSERKVLSEQEARRIFRQIATAVFYCHKHKICHRDLKLENILLDQVGNAKIADFGLSNVFDEQRLLNTFCGSPLYASPEIVKGTPYHGPEVDCWSLGVLLYTLVYGAMPFDGSNFKRLVKQISQSDYFEPKKPSPASPLIKDMLTVCPRRRADIEKICTHWWVNEGYEQNCLDIAEELADQTPVRLDLLLSLVPQSASAEKLLVGDQQAGGDVTNSMSSETLVPTRCHSVGSLMELDQNSSDRRIRELLEDEPRSSAAGDAKRKLETTPSMDETAAAYVKRKDKSRRKERSDEREPRAYRSSSRHHSAPIPNAISEEAMEVEPAAIVTVPISKTVDFDKVEGAAACLELIEESKERSPSKERSKTPLVNEHEPSREPTENVQQIYSKYGKSQDLHEKASNKEDKSQQKYIKSPSQSLYDNVGAASESPNKTTNETASSKKSEASESKVPNEHDASVRNEAYLSQDMQQMEPTESDFKKLREKALSLDSELSNEVASAPAKPVERRRSKIFETAEKFNQLASTTESEKPKKIFIPGVNVGGAKRAFERKASLSSITTPPPSKANASKVIIDVPTDKKTEKDEQKPTTGDQEVAAAEEKPDKRDEAKKRAVDIISGAIGKPPVQKKLNGSPPTSPQTPDPKKLGLKIQVAPNDVRSATVSVSTPIETKFASDGKSAAPEASPQKLRTQRSEVAFPVAAAMPHANRSSSLEPEGRSKAAPRERIIPIQVETGAEQIQHSPTPPSKPPMSQRTMSQRSGSLSRQSTADSDTDSALGSTVGPEPIRKSPREYIIPIAVEGGGYVTPRSGSLEPESKTSTPTSTNPPRSRFGRPRRMSSLLSDASEDESPFSSLHGDDLLQRHMHRLRSSRPSRQSSEHADSLSSGEDDDDDGFELLTAENLFSTLLSRVRSLTQRLNVDDNRSSGFPSSRLFSRLGSQPSQAFWGLNKPLSSYESYVETRIVTTRLSESQFKHSLSRDADVFSKRDSASTSNPGTPNSPGSYSTPSRDSVFEIGSNTLPRDKVEEVHEGDAEAETATGQIRKEAQESLEQNFTPSLARRLSRQFIEQTRQPIPRSPSVPRDSNRHHQPSPTRETLSLIGSSEVAKRHSTSATSDQTEYRDRSLDRGIRRATSLLEPSKYDRSERHSPRRSISLFDDDDDDRLLPPLPRHIMTLGRKYKESTRSNVGNARRENFHGYRTDKIQEEPGDLDMYSGDCKEDMDNNITENGSMSEGTSISICNSKTNLMDTTATTSSVSARSCETSPTESSSNLGDYGKSVCKADISKSFENRLLAAENLIKESKLKNLTPQRFNPNLSCNYKDTDKCDKEALITSDPSLANSVTSKRRSCIPSLRLRSGSLTREPSASTDRRKSFAGAQDASAGGANQERSILSKFFRSGSSSKEIKAKDNNKSQKPKQHRISRFLRPDFFDTPREESQYVKEKEAQKAAENERRKSRFMRRKSESKERKEDTAKDEKICKEQKNEINALQKDKLDSTTGSPTEDKSKSEEKEKTKIVRQSSKSSFLHSLEKKLERLRSNDESTSTIAKPTMNGNVPGDRKERGARECSAPPVECPTVESTLTEVKRTLSVEDLSLNKSTKSSPSAKAKVTSVLGLFKTNADTKQNANGRSQNAIMSKLKRSPPKCAKSMESPLEEDAAATSKIPTKFTRTDNKSVKKVPESKKSPPKEKSKERELIVKERKPMERQSREFKRAPEKSDSSFADKAKQEKTESLRKSSDDSESLQKVVDNKQAESIANNEDKKLVKTKKNISSLDKNGSVTRIDKGADVDKKIKKPVIPKEETDKEEINGAKKKRIVRVVKKVVKKSSDSSESKSEEKEKSRPLMKKKIVTTRKEKSPEGPTGTAQNSVKGNNVDNQTATRSSHLKQTQPNVQEISSAKSSDAAEPSVQNTITMPKPDAVLNSSNANVSAANLSQTASALQNTSSPQNCASSVVQNVSNSILATSAASITQNASNFNINQAKPPEQHRANRASLKLDLSKIPQHTFRHATPKRESPKSESPKANSAVSIGSPKTDAPAVESSSDKLMDCLSKMTHHANITGNKIIIDKPLRAKDVAELKREVTECAKIIENHVELQNDCSTSQNIDKVIDSGKPIADERSKEIAMNPPKETSEVVKEPTLDDCTSEMFSPEEPESFDSWSICSADLNHNRSDLHSPQLHSPTSPSYSLFMRGDSSESVIDRIRRRSFYSRFNDRKRPSLTAPPPGISSVTLPRRFSFNSSRERERSRLYNYGVPRTRSDKSYLYGDEVSCRKSPVDRERYSDTLNTSSYGHHSPEARSIFDHYGNSVPSTSHDSLRRYVRSPTLDLVTSRAKYHSSDIIADNDLTGSYKSPLSRSMLNESMTDSYCGRSTSSTLPRKFGSTVGNLEPKSVEYYEEILSPSNADYLSPRDTCRSPLLDGYLSRCENGYHHNGNLDLPQFDKQKSYTNKMTDVELGEGNSRLGEQKRNIMRRLSETRDTPSTTADILSNLSVTEQD from the exons ATGGTTGTCGGAGAAGCaagtatacataatataatggGAGGGATGGAGAGCACGGGTGGCGTACGCCTTCATAATCACAAGCGGAAACTGAAACAAAG ATTCGACATCATAAAGAAATTAGGACAAGGTACCTACGGTAAAGTGCAATTAGGAATAAACAAGGAAACTGGTCAGGAGGTGGCGATAAAAACAatcaaaaaatgcaaaatagaaACGGAAGCGGATCTGATCAGAATACGAAGGGAAATACAAATTATGTCGAGCGTTCAACACCCGAACATCATTCACATTTACGAGG TGTTCgaaaacagagaaaaaatGGTGCTAGTGATGGAATACGCAGCAGGGGGCGAGCTATACGACTACCTAAGTGAACGCAAGGTCCTGAGTGAACAGGAAGCCCGGAGAATATTTCGACAGATCGCAACCGCCGTTTTCTATTGTCACAAACACAAGATCTGTCACAGAGACCTGAAGCTTGAGAATATTCTATTGGATCAAGTCGGAAATGCCAAGATAGCTGATTTCGGTCTGTCGAATGTCTTCGACGAGCAACGATTGTTGAATACGTTCTGCGGTAGCCCGTTGTACGCGAGTCCAGAGATAGTGAAAGGAACTCCGTATCACGGGCCGGAAGTGGACTGCTGGAGTCTGGGCGTTCTGCTGTACACATTGGTCTACGGTGCTATGCCTTTCGACGGGTCCAACTTTAAACGACTAGTCAAACAGATCTCACAGTCCGATTACTTTGAGCCCAAAAAGCCATCTC CTGCCTCGCCGCTTATAAAGGACATGCTCACGGTGTGTCCTCGCAGACGTGCTGATATTGAGAAAATCTGCACTCATTGGTGGGTGAATGAAGGTTACGAGCAGAATTGTCTCGATATAGCCGAGGAGCTAGCAGATCAGACTCCTGTCCGATTGGATTTGCTTCTGTCATTGGTGCCGCAGTCAGCCAGTGCTGAGAAACTATTAGTCGGCGATCAGCAGGCTGGCGGAGATGTCACGAACAGTATGTCTTCCGAAACTCTCGTGCCCACCAGGTGCCACTCGGTCGGCAGTTTGATGGAACTTGATCAGAATAGCTCCGACAGAAGGATAAGAGAATTACTCGAGGACGAACCGAGGTCTTCCGCGGCCGGCGACGCCAAGAGAAAGCTGGAGACAACGCCATCGATGGATGAGACTGCTGCAGCGTACGTAAAGAGGAAAGACAAGTccagaagaaaagagagatcaGACGAGAGAGAACCTAGAGCATACAGATCTTCGTCAAG acatcATTCGGCTCCGATTCCAAATGCAATATCGGAGGAGGCGATGGAGGTGGAGCCTGCAGCCATTGTAACTGTTCCTATAAGTAAGACTGTTGATTTTGATAAAGTTGAAGGTGCCGCAGCTTGTTTAGAGCTGATTGAAGAATCAAAAGAAAGATCGCCAAGTAAAGAAAGGAGCAAAACTCCGTTAGTAAACGAGCATGAGCCTTCGCGCGAGCCCACTGAGAATGTTCAACAGATTTACAGTAAATACGGGAAATCGCAGGATTTACATGAAAAGGCCAGCAACAAAGAAGACAAGTCTCAACAAAAGTACATTAAATCTCCTAGCCAAAGTTTATACGATAACGTAGGTGCTGCTTCAGAGAGTCCAAACAAAACAACGAATGAGACAGCGTCTAGCAAAAAGTCAGAAGCTTCCGAATCAAAAGTGCCAAATGAACATGACGCGAGTGTTAGAAACGAGGCGTACTTATCGCAAGATATGCAGCAAATGGAACCAACGGAGAGCGACTTCAAGAAGCTGAGAGAGAAGGCGCTCTCGTTGGATTCCGAGCTGTCGAATGAAGTGGCAAGCGCGCCTGCCAAACCTGTCGAGAGACGACGTTCGAAGATATTCGAGACTGCCGAGAAGTTTAATCAACTGGCTTCCACCACGGAGAGCGAGAAAcctaaaaagatatttattcccGGTGTGAATGTGGGAGGTGCAAAGCGAGCCTTCGAACGAAAGGCCAGTCTCTCATCGATAACCACGCCACCACCCTCGAAAGCCAATGCGTCCAAAGTTATCATCGATGTGCCAACTGATAAGAAAACCGAAAAGGATGAACAGAAACCGACTACTGGAGATCAAGAGGTTGCAGCTGCCGAGGAGAAACCGGATAAGCGAGATGAGGCGAAGAAACGTGCTGTCGATATCATCAGCGGTGCGATCGGTAAACCTCCGGTGCAGAAGAAACTGAATGGCTCACCACCGACCTCACCTCAGACTCCGGATCCGAAAAAGCTTGGATTGAAGATACAAGTCGCACCGAATGACGTACGGTCGGCCACGGTGTCGGTCTCGACGCCGATCGAGACGAAATTCGCCTCTGACGGCAAGTCAGCGGCACCGGAAGCAAGT CCGCAGAAACTGCGTACACAGAGATCGGAGGTAGCGTTTCCGGTTGCCGCTGCGATGCCTCATGCAAACAGGAGTTCAAGCTTGGAACCGGAAGGCAGATCTAAGGCTGCACCGCGAGAGAGAATTATACCCATTCAG GTGGAAACGGGAGCCGAGCAAATCCAACACTCGCCTACTCCGCCGTCTAAACCGCCGATGTCTCAGAGAACAATGTCACAGCGATCGGGCTCCCTGTCTCGTCAATCCACCGCTGATTCCGACACGGACAGCGCTCTGGGCTCGACCGTCGGACCGGAACCGATCAGGAAAAGTCCCAGAGAATATATTATTCCTATCGCGGTGGAAGGTGGCGGTTATGTTACACCCAGATCTGGTAGTTTGGAGCCGGAAAGCAAAACCAGCACACCGACCAGCACGAATCCGCCGAGGTCGCGCTTTGGTAGACCGAGAAGAATGAGCTCCCTTTTATCGGACGCTAGCGAGGACGAGTCACCCTTCTCTTCGTTGCATGG CGACGATCTGTTGCAAAGGCACATGCATCGGTTGAGAAGTTCGCGGCCATCCAGACAGTCGTCCGAGCACGCTGACAGCTTATCGTCCGGcgaggacgatgacgacgatggcTTCGAATTACTGACAGCCGAGAACCTGTTCTCGACATTGTTGTCGCGAGTACGAAGCCTGACGCAGCGGCTCAATGTTGACGACAATCGATCCAGCGGTTTCCCAAGCAGTAGATTGTTCAGCAGACTCGGCTCTCAGCCGTCGCAAGCATTCTGGGGTCTTAACAAGCCACTGTCCAG CTACGAGAGCTATGTTGAAACACGGATCGTGACTAC GCGACTCTCGGAATCGCAATTCAAACATTCTCTAAGCCGCGACGCGGACGTATTTTCGAAGAGAGACTCCGCCAGCACTTCCAATCCTGGAACTCCGAATAGCCCCGGATCGTACAGTACCCCGTCCAGAGACAGCGTCTTTGAAATCGGGAGCAACACATTGCCAAGAG ATAAGGTAGAAGAAGTGCACGAAGGAGACGCGGAAGCGGAAACGGCGACAGGGCAAATTAGGAAGGAGGCGCAGGAATCGCTGGAGCAGAATTTCACTCCGAGCCTGGCACGCAGATTGAGCAGGCAGTTTATCGAGCAAACGCGACAACCGATACCGCGTTCGCCATCCGTACCGCGCGACAGCAACAGGCATCATCAACCATCGCCAACGCGCGAGACGCTCAGCCTGATAGGTTCGAGCGAGGTCGCGAAACGACACTCCACGTCTGCGACTTCCGATCAGACCGAGTACAGAGACAGATCGCTCGATCGAGGAATCAGGAGAGCTACCAGCCTGCTGGAGCCATCCAAGTACGACAGATCAGAACGACACTCGCCGCGAAGAAGTATCAGCTTGtttgacgatgacgacgacgacaggcTGCTTCCACCCCTGCCCAGGCACATAATGACACTTGGTCGAAAGTACAAGGAGTCGACTAGATCGAACGTCGGCAACGCGAGACGAGAGAACTTCCACGGTTACAGAACGGACAAGATCCAGGAGGAACCAGGCGATCTGGACATGTATTCGGGAGACTGCAAAGAAGATATGGACAATAATATCACGGAGAACGGCTCCATGTCGGAAGGTACATCGATATCTATCTGCAACTCGAAAACCAATCTGATGGACACGACTGCCACCACCTCGAGCGTATCAGCTAGATCTTGCGAGACGTCACCTACGGAGTCCTCGTCAAATCTGGGCGACTACGGTAAGTCGGTCTGCAAGGCCGACATCTCCAAGAGCTTCGAGAATCGACTATTGGCGGCGGAGAATCTGATCAAGGAGTCTAAGTTGAAAAACCTGACGCCGCAGCGGTTCAATCCGAATTTGAGCTGCAATTATAAGGACACAGATAAATGCGACAAGGAGGCGCTGATCACTAGCGATCCGTCGTTGGCCAACTCTGTCACGTCCAAAAGACGCAGTTGCATTCCAAGTCTGAGACTACGCTCGGGGTCATTGACTAGGGAGCCAAGTGCGAGCACGGATCGCAGAAAGTCCTTCGCTGGCGCACAGGATGCATCGGCTGGAGGCGCAAATCAAGAGCGGTCGATTCTGAGCAAGTTCTTCAGAAgtggcagcagcagcaaagaGATTAAGGCAAAGGACAACAACAAAAGTCAGAAGCCGAAACAACATCGCATCTCGCGCTTTTTGCGGCCAGATTTCTTTGACACGCCGCGAGAGGAGAGCCAGTATGTGAAGGAGAAGGAAGCGCAGAAAGCGGCGGAGAACGAGCGTCGAAAGTCGCGGTTCATGAGACGAAAGAGCGAGAGCAAAGAGCGCAAGGAAGACACTGCGAAGGACGAGAAGATTTGTAAGGAGCAGAAGAATGAGATAAACGCGTTGCAGAAGGACAAGCTGGACAGTACCACCGGCTCCCCGACAGAGGACAAGTCTAAGAGcgaggaaaaggagaagacGAAGATCGTGCGACAAAGCTCGAAAAGCAGTTTTCTGCATTCGTTGGAGAAGAAGCTGGAGAGGCTGCGCTCGAATGATGAGTCGACGAGCACAATTGCGAAGCCGACAATGAACGGCAATGTTCCGGGCGATCGAAAGGAACGTGGAGCACGCGAGTGCTCGGCGCCACCCGTCGAGTGTCCGACTGTGGAATCAACTTTGACCGAGGTGAAGAGAACGCTGAGCGTGGAGGATCTGTCACTCAACAAGAGTACCAAGAGTTCACCATCAGCGAAGGCAAAGGTGACGTCGGTGCTGGGATTGTTCAAGACAAACGCAGACACGAAGCAAAACGCGAACGGTCGGTCGCAGAACGCGATCATGAGCAAGCTGAAGCGGAGTCCTCCGAAATGCGCAAAATCGATGGAGTCCCCTTTGGAGGAAGATGCGGCCGCGACAAGCAAAATTCCAACGAAATTCACTAGAACCGATAATAAGTCGGTGAAGAAGGTGCCGGAGAGTAAGAAATCGCCGCCTAAAGAGAAATCGAAGGAGAGAGAGTTAATCGTTAAGGAGAGGAAACCCATGGAGAGGCAATCGAGAGAATTCAAGAGAGCGCCAGAGAAATCGGACTCGTCATTCGCGGACAAAGCGAAGCAGGAGAAAACGGAGTCGCTGAGAAAATCATCGGATGATTCCGAATCTCTGCAAAAAGTCGTGGACAACAAGCAAGCGGAATCTATTGCTAATAACGAGGACAAGAAATTGGTAAAGACCAAGAAGAATATAAGTTCTCTGGACAAAAACGGATCTGTCACGAGAATCGACAAGGGCGCGGATGTTGATAAGAAGATTAAGAAACCGGTGATACCGAAGGAAGAAACGGATAAAGAAGAAATCAACGGTGctaagaagaaaagaatagtACGTGTCGTGAAGAAAGTTGTGAAAAAATCATCCGACAGTTCCGAGAGCAAGTCtgaggaaaaagagaagtcGAGACCgttaatgaaaaagaaaatcgtgACGACGAGGAAGGAGAAGAGTCCCGAAGGCCCGACTGGCACGGCGCAAAATTCAGTTAAAGGAAATAATGTCGACAATCAAACTGCCACGAGATCATCGCATTTGAAGCAAACACAGCCGAATGTTCAAGAGATATCATCCGCGAAATCCAGCGATGCTGCTGAACCTTCCGTGCAAAACACAATTACAATGCCTAAACCTGATGCTGTACTGAATAGTTCGAATGCAAATGTATCAGCTGCGAATCTCTCGCAAACGGCTTCTGCCCTACAGAATACTTCGAGTCCTCAAAATTGCGCGAGTTCTGTAgtgcaaaatgtttcaaactCGATATTAGCAACTTCTGCGGCTTCCATAACTCAGAACGCTtcgaattttaatatcaatcaGGCTAAACCACCAGAACAACATCGGGCGAACAGAGCAAGTTTGAAACTTGATCTGTCCAAGATTCCGCAACACACGTTTAGACACGCGACGCCCAAAAGAGAGTCGCCCAAGTCCGAATCACCCAAGGCAAATTCCGCTGTATCTATCGGATCACCTAAGACGGACGCTCCTGCGGTGGAGAGCAGTTCCGACAAGCTGATGGATTGTCTGTCCAAGATGACGCACCACGCCAATATCACTGGTAACAAGATCATCATCGACAAGCCATTACGAGCAAAGGATGTCGCCGAGCTGAAGCGGGAAGTAACCGAGTGCGCGAAAATCATAGAAAATCATGTAGAATTGCAAAACGATTGTTCTACCTCACAAAACATCGACAAAGTCATCGATTCGGGTAAACCAATAGCTGATGAAAGATCAAAGGAAATTGCAATGAATCCTCCTAAAGAGACCAGCGAGGTAGTTAAAGAGCCGACCTTAGATGATTGCACCAGCGAGATGTTCTCGCCAGAGGAGCCAGAGAGTTTTGATTCCTGGTCAATCTGTTCGGCAGACTTGAACCACAATCGTAGTGATTTGCATTCGCCACAGTTGCACTCTCCCACGTCACCCTCTTATTCTCTCTTCATGCGCGGAGACAGCTCGGAATCGGTGATAGACCGAATACGAAGACGTAGTTTCTACTCGAGGTTTAACGACCGGAAGAGACCATCCTTGACAGCACCGCCACCGGGAATAAGCAGCGTGACTCTACCCAGGAGGTTCAGCTTCAACAGTTCCAGAGAAAGGGAGCGCAGCAGATTGTACAATTACGGAGTTCCCCGGACGAG ATCGGATAAAAGCTATTTGTACGGCGATGAGGTATCCTGTAGAAAGTCACCGGTGGATAGAGAGCGATATAGCGACACGTTGAACACCTCGTCGTACGGTCATCATAGTCCGGAGGCGAGATCCATCTTCGATCATTACGGCAACAGCGTGCCATCTACTTCGCACGATTCCCTAAGGAGATACGTGAGATCACCGACGCTGGATCTCGTCActtctcgcgccaagtatcaCAGCTCCGATATCATCGCGGACAACGATCTCACCGGGTCGTATAAGAGTCCCTTGTCGAGATCGATGCTGAATGAAAGTATGACGGATTCTTACTGCGGTAGAAGCACGTCGTCTACCTTGCCGAGAAAGTTTGGCTCCACCGTTGGCAATCTGGAGCCGAAGAGCGTTGAGTACTACGAGGAGATCCTGTCGCCGAGCAATGCTGACTATCTGTCGCCGCGCGACACTTGTCGATCGCCATTGCTGGACGGTTACCTGAGTAGGTGCGAGAACGGATATCATCACAACGGTAATCTGGATTTGCCACAGTTTGATAAACAGAAGTCGTACACGAATAAGATGACAGATGTGGAGCTCGGTGAAGGGAACAGCAGACTTGGAGAACAGAAAAG AAACATAATGCGCCGCCTCAGTGAAACGAGGGATACACCCTCGACAACTGCGGATATTTTATCAAACCTGTCTGTTACCGAACAGGATTGA